One region of Agelaius phoeniceus isolate bAgePho1 chromosome 12, bAgePho1.hap1, whole genome shotgun sequence genomic DNA includes:
- the CEBPA gene encoding CCAAT/enhancer-binding protein alpha produces the protein MEQANFYEVDSRPPMSSGQHHQLQTPLPGSTYSYREAPSAAAPAAGGAELGDICENENSIDISAYIDPAAFNDEFLADLFQHSKQQEKAKAILAGDFDFHTMHGAGAAASAPGHQPQHHQQPLFGCVPGYMDGKLDPLYERIAAPGLRPLVIKQEPREEEEVKSAALSALYPHHAPQQHPSHLQYQIAHCAQTTMHLQPGQPTPPPTPVPSPHHPHHPHPPGGLSAAGTLKMMPSDHRSKSKKTVDKNSNEYRVRRERNNIAVRKSRDKAKQRNVETQQKVLELTTDNERLRKRVEQLTRELETLRGIFRQLPESSLVKAMGSCA, from the coding sequence ATGGAGCAAGCCAATTTCTACGAGGTCGATTCCCGGCCCCCGATGAGCAGCGGCCAgcaccaccagctccagactccCCTGCCCGGCAGCACCTACAGCTACAGAGAGGCTCCCTCGGCGGCGGCACCTGCTGCGGGCGGCGCGGAGCTCGGCGATATCTGCGAGAACGAGAACTCCATCGACATCAGTGCCTACATCGACCCCGCCGCCTTCAACGACGAGTTCCTGGCCGACCTCTTCCAGCACAGCAAGCAGCAGGAGAAAGCCAAGGCCATCCTGGCCGGGGATTTCGACTTCCACACCATGCATGGggccggcgccgccgcctcggcGCCGGGGCACCAGCCgcagcaccaccagcagccGCTCTTCGGCTGCGTGCCCGGCTACATGGACGGCAAGCTCGACCCCCTCTACGAGCGCATCGCCGCGCCGGGCTTGCGGCCGCTGGTGATCAAGCAGGAGCCccgcgaggaggaggaggtgaagtCGGCGGCCCTGTCGGCCCTCTATCCCCATCACGCCCCGCAGCAGCACCCGTCCCACCTCCAGTACCAGATCGCCCACTGCGCCCAGACCACCATGCACCTCCAGCCCGGGCAGCCCACGCCGCCCCCCACGCCCGTGCCCAGCCCGCACCATCCGCACCACCCGCACCCTCCCGGCGGCCTGTCCGCCGCGGGCACCCTCAAGATGATGCCCTCGGACCACCGGAGCAAATCGAAAAAGACAGTGGACAAGAACAGTAACGAGTACCGGGTGCGCCGGGAGCGCAACAACATCGCGGTGCGCAAGAGCCGGGACAAGGCCAAGCAGCGCAACGTGGAGACGCAGCAGAAGGTGCTGGAGCTCACCACCGACAACGAGCGGCTGCGCAAGCGGGTGGAGCAGCTCACCCGGGAGCTGGAGACTCTGCGGGGCATCTTCAGGCAGCTGCCCGAGAGCTCGCTGGTGAAGGCCATGGGCAGCTGCGCCTAG